One genomic segment of Bacteroidota bacterium includes these proteins:
- a CDS encoding adenosylhomocysteinase has product MQTVTDNKLPYKVKDIALAAWGRKEIKLAEAEMPGLMAIRAEYGPSKPLKGARIAGCLHMTIQTAVLIETLTELGADVQWSSCNIFSTQDHAAAAIAAAGIPVYAWKGETIEEYDWCIEQTLFFGKERQPLNLILDDGGDLTNIVLDKYPEMVSHLMGISEETTTGVHRLYERVEKGTLPVPAINVNDSVTKSKFDNKYGCKESLVDAIRRATDIMMAGKVAVVAGYGDVGKGSSQSLRGSGARVLITEIDPICALQAAMDGFEVKRMEEAVKEADIVVTATGNCDVITGKHFQAMKSNAIVCNIGHFDNEIDVAWLNENCGDSKDEIKPQVDKYTVGNKDIILLAEGRLVNLGCAMGHPSFVMSNSFSNQVLAQIELWKNHDNYENKVYTLPKHLDEKVARLHLDKLSVQLEVLTDKQANYIGIDKNGPYKPDYYRY; this is encoded by the coding sequence ATGCAAACAGTAACAGACAACAAATTACCTTATAAAGTAAAGGATATTGCCCTTGCTGCATGGGGTCGTAAAGAAATTAAACTTGCCGAAGCAGAGATGCCCGGCCTAATGGCTATTCGTGCAGAATATGGTCCATCAAAACCTTTAAAGGGCGCACGCATTGCAGGATGCTTACACATGACAATTCAAACAGCAGTGTTGATTGAGACATTAACAGAATTAGGTGCTGATGTGCAATGGAGTTCATGTAATATTTTCAGCACACAAGATCATGCAGCAGCAGCAATTGCAGCAGCGGGTATTCCGGTGTATGCATGGAAAGGTGAAACTATTGAAGAATATGATTGGTGTATTGAACAAACATTATTCTTTGGTAAAGAAAGACAACCCTTGAATCTGATTTTAGATGATGGTGGTGATCTCACTAATATTGTATTGGATAAATATCCTGAAATGGTTTCTCATTTAATGGGTATCAGTGAAGAAACTACCACTGGTGTTCATCGCTTATACGAGCGTGTGGAAAAAGGTACTTTACCTGTTCCTGCAATCAATGTAAATGACTCGGTTACAAAAAGTAAGTTTGACAATAAATACGGATGTAAAGAATCTTTGGTGGATGCAATTCGTCGTGCAACAGATATTATGATGGCAGGTAAAGTTGCTGTAGTTGCAGGTTATGGTGATGTAGGAAAAGGTTCTTCACAATCATTACGTGGTTCAGGTGCAAGAGTATTAATTACAGAAATAGATCCGATATGTGCTTTGCAAGCTGCAATGGATGGCTTTGAAGTAAAACGCATGGAAGAGGCTGTGAAAGAAGCTGATATTGTTGTTACTGCAACCGGTAATTGCGATGTAATTACAGGTAAACATTTTCAAGCGATGAAATCAAATGCAATCGTTTGTAACATTGGCCATTTTGATAATGAAATTGATGTGGCTTGGTTAAATGAAAATTGCGGTGATTCAAAAGATGAAATAAAACCTCAGGTAGATAAATATACTGTTGGCAATAAGGATATTATTTTATTGGCGGAAGGTAGATTGGTAAACTTAGGTTGTGCAATGGGTCATCCAAGTTTTGTAATGAGTAACTCATTTAGTAATCAAGTATTGGCACAAATTGAGCTTTGGAAAAATCATGATAATTACGAAAACAAAGTGTATACATTACCAAAACATTTGGATGAGAAAGTAGCGAGATTACATCTTGATAAACTCAGTGTTCAATTAGAAGTATTAACTGATAAGCAAGCAAATTATATCGGTATAGATAAAAACGGTCCATACAAACCGGATTATTACAGATATTAA
- the porQ gene encoding type IX secretion system protein PorQ, translating to MRIFLLASFLFSGISAFAQLGGSSTYQYLNFPVASRIAGLGGTNLSTPSDDISFAYYNPALLNASMDKDLSLSHALMAGNINHGYIAYGDYLDSLNITIHTGLLYRSYGSMQMYDVNGIQNGTFSANEFALVGGMSYQSDKLSYGANLKFIWSQLESYSSVAAAFDLGMAYNDTAHLFSAGVVLKNIGTQFKPYVAGNREELPFEIQLGISQRLRYLPLRISITAHNLEQGDIRYDDPNVSTNQTFITDTTSSDEKKYIADQIFSHIIFAGEFYFGNNFSVQIGYDYMGRKELSLATKKGLTGFSIGMGLQVKKYAFYYSYDIYSVAGGSHMLTIGTNLNYFNKK from the coding sequence ATGCGAATATTTTTATTAGCCAGTTTTTTATTTTCCGGTATTTCTGCTTTCGCACAATTGGGTGGAAGCAGTACTTATCAATATTTAAATTTTCCCGTTGCATCTCGTATAGCCGGGTTAGGTGGAACTAACTTATCTACACCTTCTGATGATATCTCTTTTGCTTATTATAATCCCGCATTATTGAATGCTTCTATGGATAAAGATTTATCATTGAGTCATGCACTTATGGCCGGCAATATCAATCATGGATATATTGCTTACGGTGATTATCTGGATTCTCTTAATATTACTATCCACACCGGATTATTATATAGAAGTTATGGGTCAATGCAAATGTATGATGTGAATGGAATCCAAAACGGCACCTTCTCCGCAAATGAATTTGCATTGGTTGGGGGCATGTCTTATCAATCAGATAAATTATCTTATGGAGCAAATTTGAAATTTATTTGGAGTCAATTGGAGTCGTATTCTTCTGTAGCTGCCGCCTTCGATTTAGGTATGGCTTATAATGATACTGCACATTTATTCAGCGCAGGTGTAGTATTGAAAAATATAGGCACACAATTTAAACCTTATGTTGCAGGCAATCGAGAAGAGTTACCTTTTGAAATTCAATTGGGTATTTCACAGCGATTGAGATATTTGCCATTGCGCATAAGTATTACAGCGCATAATTTAGAACAAGGAGATATTCGATATGATGATCCCAATGTAAGTACAAATCAAACTTTTATTACCGATACAACATCTTCAGATGAAAAAAAATATATCGCAGATCAAATTTTTAGTCACATAATTTTTGCGGGAGAATTTTATTTTGGAAATAATTTTTCTGTACAAATCGGTTATGATTATATGGGTAGAAAAGAATTATCACTTGCTACCAAAAAAGGTCTTACCGGTTTCTCAATAGGTATGGGATTGCAGGTGAAGAAATATGCATTTTATTATTCTTACGATATCTATAGTGTTGCAGGTGGAAGCCACATGCTTACCATAGGTACTAATCTGAATTACTTTAATAAAAAGTAA
- the lon gene encoding endopeptidase La, whose translation MRDYGFKEEIYTSAIEDDVEFLPLLSLEEEEEDSNIKSEYPAILPIIPLRNTVLYPGIVLPITVGRDKSLKAANEAFRSNKLVGIVAQTDLSIEDPGFEHVYKIGTIARIVKQLKMPDGSTTIIIQGKKRFLLGDVVQESPYMKANISVLNDTGDLKQKEFVATISSIKDLASGIIKISPNIPAEASIVLKNIDSPVFLMHFVSSNLQIEVEDKQKILETLELHARSQLIFKHMQSEMQMLELKNQIQGKVRTDIEKQQKEYFLHQQLKQIQEELGGSPNDVEVNRYKAKAKDKKWSKSVAEVFQKEIEKLQRINPNAAEYSVITNYIELLLELPWKEYTKDNFDLKRAKKVLDEDHYGLNKIKDRLIEYLAVLKLKGDLKSPILCLVGPPGVGKTSLGQSVARALERKYVRMSLGGLHDESEIRGHRKTYIGAMPGRILQSLKRAKSSNPVFILDEVDKVGADFRGDPSSALLEVLDPEQNTSFYDNYLEVEYDLSKVLFIATANNLNSIQPALRDRMEIIYVSGYSTEEKVEIAKRHLVPKQRKEHGLKLRDITLNDAVLEKIIEHYTRESGVRELERTLASVMRRIAKHVATNEKYNKTVKIADLEKILGIRKYDRDEIFANNPAGVVVGLAWTSVGGDVLFVETITSPGKGNLQLTGNLGDVMKESATTALSYIKAHADHLGIPKDTFDKINIHIHVPEGAIPKDGPSAGITMLTALTSAITGRKVKPYLAMTGEITLRGKVLPVGGIKEKVLAAKRSGIKQIIVSKANEKDVKEINAAFIKDVKFLYVEDMLEVIDLALLKRKK comes from the coding sequence ATGCGAGATTATGGATTTAAGGAAGAAATATATACTTCAGCAATTGAAGATGATGTAGAGTTTTTGCCATTATTATCATTGGAAGAAGAAGAAGAAGATTCGAACATCAAATCAGAATACCCAGCCATTTTACCAATTATTCCTTTGCGAAATACAGTATTGTATCCGGGAATTGTTTTGCCAATTACAGTTGGCAGAGATAAATCCTTGAAAGCAGCGAATGAGGCATTTCGATCCAATAAATTGGTTGGTATTGTTGCGCAAACTGATTTATCCATAGAAGATCCCGGCTTTGAACATGTATATAAAATAGGAACCATTGCCCGTATTGTAAAGCAATTGAAAATGCCTGATGGAAGTACTACAATTATTATTCAGGGTAAGAAAAGATTTTTATTGGGTGATGTTGTTCAGGAAAGTCCTTATATGAAAGCGAATATAAGTGTGTTGAATGATACAGGTGATCTGAAACAAAAAGAATTTGTTGCAACGATATCCTCAATTAAAGATCTTGCTTCCGGTATTATAAAAATCTCACCGAATATTCCTGCTGAAGCGAGTATTGTTTTAAAAAATATTGATAGCCCTGTTTTTTTAATGCACTTTGTTTCTTCTAATTTGCAAATAGAAGTAGAAGACAAACAAAAAATTCTGGAGACATTAGAATTGCATGCAAGATCACAATTAATTTTTAAGCATATGCAAAGCGAAATGCAAATGCTAGAATTAAAAAATCAAATACAAGGTAAGGTTCGCACCGATATTGAAAAACAACAGAAGGAATACTTTCTGCATCAGCAATTAAAACAAATTCAGGAAGAGTTAGGTGGTTCGCCAAATGATGTGGAGGTGAACAGATATAAAGCTAAAGCAAAAGATAAAAAATGGTCTAAATCTGTGGCTGAAGTATTTCAAAAAGAGATAGAAAAATTACAACGCATTAATCCGAATGCTGCCGAGTATAGCGTAATTACAAATTATATTGAATTGCTGTTAGAATTACCATGGAAAGAATACACAAAAGATAATTTCGATTTAAAGCGTGCAAAGAAAGTTTTGGATGAAGATCATTACGGATTAAATAAAATTAAAGACCGTCTGATTGAATATCTTGCCGTATTAAAATTAAAGGGCGATTTAAAATCTCCAATACTTTGTTTGGTAGGTCCTCCGGGTGTTGGAAAAACTTCATTAGGTCAATCGGTTGCAAGGGCATTGGAAAGAAAATATGTACGTATGAGTTTAGGTGGATTGCATGATGAAAGTGAAATTCGTGGTCATCGTAAAACATATATCGGAGCAATGCCCGGACGTATATTGCAATCATTAAAAAGAGCAAAATCTTCTAATCCTGTTTTTATTTTAGATGAAGTAGATAAAGTGGGAGCAGATTTTAGAGGTGATCCAAGTAGTGCATTATTGGAGGTGTTAGATCCGGAACAAAACACTTCCTTTTATGATAACTATCTGGAAGTGGAATATGATCTGAGTAAAGTGTTATTTATTGCTACTGCAAATAATCTAAATAGCATTCAACCTGCCTTGCGTGATCGTATGGAAATAATTTATGTGAGCGGTTATAGTACAGAGGAAAAAGTGGAAATTGCAAAGCGGCATTTAGTACCAAAGCAACGTAAAGAACATGGTTTGAAGTTGAGAGATATTACATTGAATGATGCAGTGCTTGAAAAAATTATTGAACACTATACTCGTGAAAGTGGTGTACGTGAATTGGAACGTACTTTAGCAAGTGTGATGCGTAGAATTGCAAAACATGTTGCCACCAATGAAAAATATAATAAGACAGTAAAAATTGCTGATCTCGAGAAAATATTGGGTATTCGCAAATACGATAGAGATGAAATTTTTGCAAATAATCCCGCAGGTGTGGTAGTAGGTTTAGCATGGACATCTGTTGGTGGAGATGTGTTGTTTGTAGAAACAATTACTAGCCCCGGAAAAGGTAATCTACAGCTAACAGGAAACTTAGGTGATGTGATGAAAGAAAGTGCAACAACGGCATTGAGTTATATCAAAGCACATGCAGATCATCTTGGAATTCCAAAAGATACATTTGATAAAATTAATATTCATATCCATGTGCCTGAAGGTGCAATACCTAAAGATGGCCCTTCAGCAGGTATTACAATGCTTACTGCCTTAACATCTGCAATAACCGGAAGAAAAGTAAAACCATATCTCGCTATGACCGGAGAAATTACTTTGCGTGGAAAAGTATTGCCTGTTGGTGGTATTAAAGAAAAAGTGTTAGCTGCGAAACGTTCGGGAATCAAACAAATAATTGTAAGCAAAGCAAATGAAAAAGATGTGAAGGAAATAAATGCAGCATTTATTAAAGATGTGAAATTTTTATATGTAGAAGACATGTTGGAAGTAATTGATCTTGCATTATTAAAGCGAAAGAAGTAA
- a CDS encoding PQQ-dependent sugar dehydrogenase gives MKRYLVLLPLICSLLTLKSQPIIQLENYASGFDEPVDIAHADDDRLFIVERNGTIRIIDTDGTVLPDDFLDIHTLIESGYSEQGLLGLAFHPDYETNGYFYVYYIDLDGNSVVARYSVNPFNENDAHEDSEYIIYTADQPFSNHNGGCIKFGPDGYLYIGFGDGGSAGDPGGRAQDPENALGKIHRLNIDSGDPYAIPADNPFYGSIDTLETIWDLGLRNPWRYSFDRSTGDLWIADVGQNLWEELNFETAGTGGVNYGWKCYEGNHNFSLGGCEDEDFYTFPIYEYNHSFSTGGYSITGGFVYRGDAFPGMNGYYIFADYVSGNWWYTVASDSGEFTTTFLDDIEDDISAFGEDVNGELYCADMSSGIIYHITDECGAFDISTTSTDYFCEESMGAINLETIEGVDPISIEWSTGSTDSELNNLLPGDYTVTVTDGTGCVREQTIYISDLEEEPAIPIFNELTSIISVSEGVAWQWYFNGNPIVGANESSLSIGDTGNYTVDITYDNGCVVSSETYYLPPLDLLQNLLMSQIKIYPNPADDIVNISSPEQIEIIALRLYSIEGNEIYQLQNISKSKNFSIDISSYPAGLYSLMLNTSVGTVNYMLQIIK, from the coding sequence ATGAAGAGATATTTAGTACTGCTTCCATTGATATGCAGTTTGCTTACACTTAAATCACAGCCAATTATTCAACTTGAAAATTATGCATCAGGCTTTGACGAACCGGTGGATATAGCACATGCAGATGATGACAGATTATTTATTGTAGAACGTAATGGTACCATCAGAATAATTGATACCGATGGAACTGTACTGCCTGACGATTTTTTAGATATACATACTTTAATAGAATCTGGTTATAGTGAACAGGGCTTGCTGGGTTTAGCATTTCATCCCGATTATGAAACCAACGGATATTTTTATGTCTATTACATAGATTTAGATGGCAACTCAGTTGTTGCTAGATACAGTGTTAATCCGTTCAATGAAAATGATGCGCATGAAGATTCTGAATACATTATCTATACTGCCGACCAACCATTTTCGAATCATAATGGAGGCTGTATAAAATTTGGCCCGGATGGATATTTATATATTGGTTTTGGTGATGGAGGTTCTGCCGGCGATCCCGGTGGTCGTGCACAAGATCCTGAAAATGCATTGGGGAAAATTCACAGATTAAATATTGATAGTGGCGACCCTTATGCTATTCCTGCGGATAATCCATTTTATGGTTCCATAGATACTCTGGAAACAATTTGGGATTTAGGATTAAGAAATCCATGGCGCTATAGTTTCGATAGATCAACAGGTGATTTATGGATTGCGGATGTTGGCCAAAATCTTTGGGAAGAATTAAACTTTGAAACTGCCGGAACTGGCGGTGTAAATTATGGCTGGAAATGTTATGAAGGCAATCATAATTTTAGTTTAGGTGGTTGCGAAGACGAAGACTTTTATACGTTTCCAATTTATGAATACAATCACAGTTTTTCCACGGGAGGCTATTCTATAACTGGTGGCTTTGTTTACAGAGGGGATGCTTTTCCGGGTATGAATGGATATTATATTTTCGCTGATTATGTAAGTGGCAATTGGTGGTACACCGTCGCTTCTGATTCAGGAGAATTTACTACTACTTTTTTAGATGACATCGAAGATGATATAAGTGCTTTCGGTGAAGATGTGAATGGCGAATTATATTGTGCGGATATGAGCAGTGGAATTATTTATCATATCACCGATGAATGTGGTGCTTTTGATATTTCCACTACTTCAACAGATTATTTCTGTGAAGAAAGTATGGGTGCAATTAATTTGGAAACTATTGAAGGAGTAGATCCAATTTCAATTGAATGGAGTACCGGTTCTACAGATTCTGAATTAAATAATTTATTGCCTGGGGACTATACAGTAACTGTTACAGATGGAACAGGATGTGTACGTGAACAAACTATATATATCAGCGATCTTGAAGAAGAACCAGCAATACCTATTTTCAATGAATTGACAAGTATAATTTCTGTTTCTGAAGGTGTTGCCTGGCAATGGTATTTTAATGGTAATCCTATTGTAGGAGCTAATGAAAGTAGTTTATCTATAGGCGATACAGGAAACTATACAGTAGATATAACATACGATAATGGATGTGTAGTAAGTTCTGAAACCTATTACTTACCGCCACTAGATTTGTTGCAGAATTTACTAATGAGTCAGATAAAAATTTATCCGAATCCGGCAGATGATATTGTGAATATTAGTTCGCCGGAACAAATAGAAATTATTGCATTGCGACTATATTCAATTGAAGGAAATGAAATTTATCAATTGCAGAATATTTCTAAAAGCAAAAATTTTTCAATTGATATTTCTTCATACCCGGCTGGGCTATATTCTTTGATGTTAAATACTTCGGTAGGAACTGTAAATTATATGCTTCAAATAATAAAATAA
- a CDS encoding Omp28-related outer membrane protein, translating to MKNLFLAVIIISGTFIMTSCADERIEGCTNPYALNFNPQASDDNGACYTPIQTKKVLMADFTATWCGPCGDWGAPNFEGAISMTEGMSEPIGIHSGDEMSNPLADEFLSFYNITGIPTLKVWNAANDFSDSSSMASAVEQELDDPLAEAGAIVVLTDKGGSFEVGVSAGTFEQVVGDYYVAVYILENNLKYSQNGAGEGGAYDPDFVHQHVLRTSATGDMFGQQFVFGSGFPGLMYTKIYNVPKETSWKSADIYALAVVWKYAKNKETSQFEYNVVNVVNSKDLPK from the coding sequence ATGAAGAATTTATTTCTTGCAGTTATCATCATCTCAGGTACATTTATTATGACCTCTTGTGCTGATGAAAGAATAGAAGGCTGCACAAACCCTTACGCTTTAAACTTTAATCCACAAGCAAGCGATGACAACGGTGCATGTTACACACCTATCCAAACTAAAAAAGTATTGATGGCAGATTTCACTGCCACATGGTGCGGACCATGTGGTGATTGGGGTGCTCCAAATTTTGAGGGTGCGATCAGCATGACTGAAGGCATGTCTGAACCAATTGGTATCCACTCAGGTGATGAAATGTCTAATCCACTTGCCGACGAATTTTTATCATTCTATAATATCACAGGCATCCCAACTTTAAAAGTTTGGAATGCAGCAAATGATTTCTCTGATAGTTCTTCAATGGCATCTGCTGTAGAACAGGAATTAGATGATCCACTTGCTGAAGCAGGTGCAATTGTAGTATTAACTGATAAAGGCGGAAGTTTTGAAGTAGGCGTTTCTGCCGGTACTTTCGAACAAGTAGTAGGTGATTATTACGTTGCTGTTTATATCTTAGAAAATAATCTTAAATACTCACAAAATGGTGCTGGTGAAGGTGGTGCTTATGATCCTGATTTTGTACACCAACATGTTTTAAGAACTTCAGCAACTGGCGATATGTTCGGACAGCAATTTGTGTTTGGAAGTGGTTTCCCAGGTTTGATGTACACTAAGATTTATAATGTACCAAAAGAAACCAGTTGGAAATCAGCAGATATTTATGCTCTTGCAGTGGTATGGAAATATGCAAAGAATAAAGAAACTTCTCAGTTTGAATACAATGTTGTTAACGTTGTAAACTCTAAAGATCTTCCTAAGTAA
- a CDS encoding pyridoxine 5'-phosphate synthase — MTKLSVNINKVAVIRNARGGNLPDVVKFAMDCERFGADGITVHPRPDERHIKYDDVISLSKVVTTEFNIEGYPDERYMQLIKKVKPAQATLVPDPPNVITSNTGWDVINNMQLLKNIIDEIHSIGIRVSVFLNAEIDQVHAAKESGTDRIELYTGPYAEHFPTNKEKAIEDYTAAGLIAKKIGLGLNAGHDLNLDNLKFFKRHLPNLDEVSIGHALISDALYFGIENTIQLYKRQLV; from the coding sequence ATGACAAAGCTTTCAGTAAATATTAATAAGGTTGCAGTAATCCGCAATGCAAGAGGTGGGAATTTACCTGATGTAGTAAAATTTGCAATGGACTGCGAACGCTTTGGTGCGGATGGAATTACAGTGCATCCACGTCCGGATGAACGCCATATTAAATATGATGATGTAATTTCTTTATCCAAAGTGGTAACTACAGAATTTAATATTGAAGGATATCCCGACGAGAGATATATGCAACTTATTAAAAAAGTGAAACCTGCACAGGCAACGCTGGTTCCAGATCCGCCAAATGTTATAACTTCGAATACAGGCTGGGATGTAATTAATAATATGCAACTCTTGAAAAATATAATTGATGAAATTCATTCAATTGGAATTCGGGTTTCTGTTTTTTTAAATGCTGAAATTGATCAAGTACATGCAGCCAAAGAATCAGGAACAGATAGAATTGAATTATACACCGGCCCCTATGCCGAACATTTTCCTACGAATAAAGAGAAAGCTATTGAAGATTATACTGCAGCCGGATTGATTGCAAAAAAAATTGGCTTAGGATTAAATGCCGGACACGATTTGAACTTAGATAATCTGAAATTTTTTAAACGCCATTTGCCAAACTTAGATGAAGTATCTATTGGTCATGCATTAATTAGTGATGCTTTGTATTTCGGTATTGAAAATACAATTCAATTATACAAACGACAATTGGTATAA
- a CDS encoding (d)CMP kinase, translating into MKKIIIAIDGYSACGKSTLAKQLAEKLDYKFLDTGAMYRAVTLFLLRNNIDWNNAVLIENALKNIHIDFKKTASTYSTFLNNENVEEEIRNMHVANKVSEVATVSAVRKFLVKQQQEIGKQKGIVLDGRDIGTVVFPNAEVKLFITASMEVRVDRRYKELMKKDTEITPEIIRMNLMKRDIEETTRTDSPLIQHPDAVVINTSYLTPKQQLEFAFGIVKEYLIEI; encoded by the coding sequence GTGAAAAAAATAATTATAGCTATTGATGGATATTCTGCTTGCGGTAAAAGCACCCTTGCAAAGCAACTTGCTGAAAAATTAGATTATAAATTTCTGGATACCGGTGCAATGTATCGGGCAGTTACACTTTTTTTATTGCGCAATAATATTGATTGGAATAATGCGGTGTTAATAGAAAATGCATTAAAAAATATACATATTGATTTTAAAAAAACTGCATCTACTTATTCCACTTTTTTAAACAATGAAAATGTAGAAGAAGAAATTAGAAATATGCATGTAGCAAATAAAGTAAGTGAGGTTGCTACGGTGAGTGCTGTAAGAAAGTTTTTAGTAAAACAACAACAAGAAATCGGGAAGCAAAAAGGAATTGTTTTAGATGGAAGAGATATTGGTACAGTAGTTTTTCCTAATGCAGAAGTGAAATTATTTATTACGGCATCTATGGAGGTAAGAGTAGATAGGCGATATAAAGAATTAATGAAAAAAGACACTGAAATAACACCTGAAATAATCAGAATGAATTTAATGAAAAGGGATATTGAGGAAACCACCAGAACAGATAGTCCATTGATACAACATCCTGATGCTGTTGTGATAAATACAAGTTATTTAACTCCGAAACAGCAGTTGGAATTTGCATTTGGAATTGTAAAAGAGTATTTAATCGAAATTTAA
- a CDS encoding BrxA/BrxB family bacilliredoxin has translation MYPAELVKPMKAELIEVGFEDLTTAEEVRDAIKNTEGTLLMVINSVCGCAAGNARPGIVMSLKNEKTPDRLATVFAGFDTEAVAEARRHTLPYPPSSPSIAMFKNGKLVYFMERHQIEGANSMMIANALGKVYNELCEVTA, from the coding sequence ATGTATCCAGCCGAACTCGTAAAACCAATGAAAGCCGAACTAATCGAAGTTGGTTTTGAAGATCTTACCACTGCTGAAGAAGTACGTGATGCAATTAAGAATACTGAAGGCACTTTGCTAATGGTAATTAATTCCGTTTGTGGATGTGCTGCAGGCAATGCAAGACCCGGAATTGTTATGTCTTTAAAAAATGAAAAAACACCGGATCGCTTAGCTACTGTATTTGCAGGATTTGATACCGAAGCAGTTGCAGAAGCTCGCAGACATACATTGCCTTATCCACCATCATCACCATCAATTGCCATGTTTAAAAATGGTAAGCTTGTTTATTTTATGGAACGCCATCAAATAGAAGGAGCTAATTCAATGATGATTGCAAATGCACTTGGAAAAGTATATAATGAATTGTGTGAGGTTACTGCCTGA